In Synechococcales cyanobacterium T60_A2020_003, the genomic stretch GGATTCCCACGTGATCCTGACCGGACGGGGTGCGCCCCAGTCCATCATTGACCATGCCGATCTGGTCACAGAAATGACGCTCGTAAAACATCCATTTCGGGAACAGGGGGTTAAAGCTCAGCCAGGTATTGAGTTTTAGTTTTCGGGCGATCGCCTCAGCTTAGAGCATCGTTGGGCGCAAGGACAGATGCAGGTTTGTGCCGTTGTTCTGTCTTAGAAAATATTCCATCTCCGGGTGGGACATTGGTTTAGTGCATCAAGCGAGGTTCATGCGAACCATAATGAGGCACATAATGCAGCCATGAGGCAGCGATGTAGTGCGTATCGCAGGCGTCAGAACCTTTACGCCAAAAATCAGGCAGGATTGCAGAGAGTCTTGGATGTGCAGCGACTGGTTCACGCCTGGGTCAGACCCCACTGCGGTCTAGCCAAGGGAGTGACTCCTGCGATGGCCATAGGACTAGCTTCTCGTCCTTTAACGATCTCTGAATTGTTGTCCAGTAGAGGGTTTCAAAATATGCCCTCTTAGAAAACCAGTGCCGCACACTGGGTGGAGGCTTTTATCATTTCTCGAAGGGAAGGGAGCTGTTGGGGAAGAAGTGGTAGATTTTTTGTCGTGGTTAAGTAGCTTTTCCTTTTATCATTCCTGCTCAAACGACTGACTTTTAAACTTCAGTGTCCGGCAGTTCTCTGTCACAGTACGAACGACATCATCCGGTACCCCATCAGGAATCTCTGCTTCGATTTCGAGCGTGATTTTGACCTTGGCACCGTTTAGAGCAGTGAGATGCTGGATGACCTCATTAGCGATCGCCGGTGTATCGCGGTTGATCCGCATTGCATCGATATCGACGTTGCCATAAAACCTACGCAGGACAGTGGTCTGGCTATCTCCT encodes the following:
- a CDS encoding AAA+ family ATPase; the protein is LGLKAATGINPNISVQSLLVKPDIAQQQFDAEAAQATTMTSGGSTTTVDGGTSGGGLSTDGDGTAGGDGDASNGTGDSQTTVLRRFYGNVDIDAMRINRDTPAIANEVIQHLTALNGAKVKITLEIEAEIPDGVPDDVVRTVTENCRTLKFKSQSFEQE